In Drosophila innubila isolate TH190305 chromosome 2R unlocalized genomic scaffold, UK_Dinn_1.0 1_C_2R, whole genome shotgun sequence, the following are encoded in one genomic region:
- the LOC117785876 gene encoding 40S ribosomal protein S16 — translation MQQKRREPVQAVQVFGRKKTATAVAYCKRGSGLLRVNGRPLDQIEPKVLQYKLQEPLLLLGKEKFAGVDIRVRVSGGGHVAQIYAIRQAISKALVAFYQKYVDEASKKEIKDILVQYDRTLLVGDPRRCEPKKFGGPGARARYQKSYR, via the exons ATGCAGCAAAAG cgCAGAGAACCCGTGCAGGCCGTTCAAGTCTTCGGACGCAAG AAAACCGCCACTGCGGTCGCTTACTGCAAGCGTGGCAGCGGTCTCCTGAGGGTAAACGGACGCCCTCTCGACCAGATTGAGCCCAAAGTGCTGCAATACAAATTGCAGGAGCCGCTCTTGTTGCTCGGCAAG GAGAAGTTCGCCGGTGTCGACATCCGTGTGCGCGTCAGCGGTGGCGGTCACGTCGCCCAGATCTACGCCATCCGCCAGGCCATTTCCAAGGCCCTGGTTGCCTTCTATCAGAAAT ACGTTGACGAGGCCTCCAAGAAGGAAATCAAGGACATCCTGGTCCAATACGACAGAACCCTGCTGGTTGGCGATCCACGTCGCTGCGAGCCAAAGAAGTTCGGTGGTCCAGGTGCCCGTGCTCGTTACCAGAAGTCGTACCGTTAA
- the LOC117783809 gene encoding malate dehydrogenase, mitochondrial-like yields MFSIKFAAHFPRLTLCNQKNHDPCTWCSRRGFKVAVVGAAGGVGQPLSLLLKQNPQITTLALQDKVNVKGIATDLSHICTSAVVESYDEKDLSKALNNAAIVVVSAGMPRKPGMTTEQLFQENAKVVTAVAKEISKSCPDALLAFITSPVNMIVPMVAKQLMEEDAYDPGRLFGVTTLDVVRAKTIIGESIGIDPLQVSIPVVGGHGKTTLPLISQSNPKFDGSPAERVEVVQRIQEAGVQVAKAKVVTLSMAYAGANFVNSLLRALNNEKNVIECAFVQSDVSEAQFLASPVLLGPKGIVENLGLPDLDEFEEDAMRQIVESLIKDIDQGLKLPLC; encoded by the coding sequence ATgttttcaatcaaatttgcAGCACATTTCCCACGGCTGACACTATGCAACCAGAAGAATCATGATCCCTGCACCTGGTGCAGCAGACGGGGCTTCAAGGTGGCCGTTGTGGGAGCTGCGGGCGGCGTCGGCCAGCCGCTTTCCCTGCTGCTGAAACAGAACCCACAGATCACGACGCTGGCACTGCAGGATAAAGTCAATGTAAAAGGTATAGCCACTGATCTGTCGCACATCTGCACATCCGCAGTTGTGGAGTCTTACGACGAGAAGGATCTCAGCAAGGCACTTAACAATGCGGCTATTGTAGTTGTTTCCGCGGGGATGCCCCGTAAGCCAGGCATGACTACGGAACAGCTGTTCCAAGAAAACGCCAAAGTGGTCACTGCTGTGGCGAAAGAGATAAGCAAATCTTGTCCGGATGCTTTGCTGGCCTTCATCACGAGTCCGGTTAACATGATTGTGCCCATGGTGGCAAAGCAGCTAATGGAGGAAGATGCTTACGATCCTGGGCGACTCTTTGGCGTGACCACACTGGACGTGGTGCGTGCCAAGACCATCATTGGCGAGAGCATCGGTATCGATCCACTGCAGGTCAGCATTCCTGTGGTTGGCGGTCATGGCAAGACAACTCTGCCCCTCATCTCCCAATCCAATCCGAAATTCGACGGCAGTCCGGCTGAGAGAGTGGAGGTGGTGCAACGCATTCAGGAGGCAGGCGTCCAAGTCGCCAAGGCAAAGGTCGTCACCCTCTCCATGGCCTATGCTGGTGCCAACTTTGTCAACTCCCTGCTCCGGGCATTGAACAACGAGAAGAATGTCATCGAATGCGCATTTGTGCAGTCGGATGTCTCGGAGGCGCAGTTTCTCGCCTCTCCCGTGTTACTCGGTCCAAAGGGCATTGTGGAAAACCTTGGACTTCCCGATTTGGATGAATTCGAAGAGGATGCAATGCGCCAGATAGTCGAGTCACTAATCAAGGATATTGATCAGGGTCTCAAGTTGCCATTGTGTTGA
- the LOC117784112 gene encoding uncharacterized protein LOC117784112: protein MVQEKLDNKLVVLLVLLLVACLSQSANCRPSSSGAGDAESQTRLQVDPSEYPGNLTPETIRKVQQCEMDQATMELCMRCAKVTKSEIIYPMCCNNDDRVKDWCYDYVFYGNDTDGN, encoded by the exons ATGGTTCAAGAA AAACTCGACAACAAGCTAGTGGTGCTGCTGGTTTTGCTTCTGGTCGCGTGTCTCTCACAAAGTGCCAATTGCAGACCCTCCTCCTCCGGTGCCGGGGACGCTGAGTCACAGACCAGGCTGCAGGTCGATCCCAGCGAGTATCCCGGCAATTTGACCCCAGAGACCATTCGCAAGGTGCAACAGTGCGAAATGGATCAGGCAACAATGGAACTATGCATGCGCTGTGCCAAGGTCACCAAATCGGAGATCATATATCCCATGTGCTGCAACAATGATGATCGTGTCAAGGATTGGTGTTATGACTACGTTTTCTATGGCAACGACACCGATGGcaactga
- the LOC117783833 gene encoding malate dehydrogenase, mitochondrial-like, translating to MQTCGMGFGIWMRRSQSCLKMCKCKAVIQGTYGNWSGNSVRNYKVTVVGASGGIGQPLSLMLKQNPLVCELSLHDIKLVKGVAMDMSHICTNAQVESFEGEGESSMVEAMHDSNIVVVPAGMPRKPGMDRDQLLSANGSVAMSVARAVSKACPKALVAFITNPINSVLPIAAEVMKSLDCYDPNRMFGCTTLDVVRARTFIAQHLKVDPAEVNLPVIGGHAGITIMPILSQCCPKFSGTPEQIKALIHHIQEAGTDVVKAKAGTGSATLSMAYAAALFVHSLLRGLNGESNVVECAYVASDVTDASFFATPLELGPDGIKNNLGLPDMNCDELESLEKMLPELKKSIDEGVKFAQEAICNPKKECPESK from the coding sequence ATGCAGACATGTGGCATGGGCTTTGGAATATGGATGAGGAGATCTCAGAGTTGCCTGAAGATGTGCAAATGCAAGGCGGTAATCCAAGGAACATATGGCAACTGGAGCGGGAACAGTGTGCGTAACTACAAGGTGACTGTCGTGGGTGCGTCGGGTGGGATTGGTCAGCCGTTGAGTCTGATGCTGAAGCAGAATCCGTTGGTCTGTGAGCTATCGCTGCACGACATCAAATTGGTGAAAGGCGTTGCTATGGACATGTCCCACATCTGCACCAATGCGCAGGTGGAGAGCTTTGAGGGGGAGGGAGAGTCGAGTATGGTGGAGGCGATGCATGATTCGAACATCGTGGTGGTGCCAGCGGGAATGCCCCGCAAGCCGGGCATGGACCGGGATCAGCTGTTGAGCGCCAATGGGAGTGTGGCAATGTCTGTGGCACGTGCCGTGAGCAAGGCCTGTCCCAAGGCACTTGTCGCATTCATTACCAATCCAATCAACAGCGTGCTGCCCATTGCAGCCGAGGTGATGAAGTCTCTCGATTGCTATGATCCCAATCGCATGTTCGGTTGCACGACCCTCGACGTCGTCCGCGCTCGCACCTTTATCGCCCAGCACCTGAAGGTGGATCCGGCCGAGGTGAACTTGCCGGTGATTGGCGGACATGCAGGCATCACCATAATGCCCATTCTCTCCCAGTGCTGTCCCAAATTCAGTGGCACGCCGGAACAGATTAAGGCTCTGATCCATCACATCCAGGAGGCCGGCACCGATGTGGTCAAGGCCAAGGCGGGCACTGGTTCCGCCACCCTCTCCATGGCCTACGCGGCTGCTCTCTTTGTCCACTCTCTGCTGCGTGGTCTAAACGGCGAGTCCAACGTGGTCGAGTGTGCCTATGTCGCCTCCGATGTCACCGATGCCTCCTTCTTTGCCACGCCTCTCGAACTCGGCCCCGATGGCATCAAGAACAATCTCGGACTGCCGGACATGAATTGTGATGAGCTGGAGAGTCTCGAGAAAATGTTGCCCGAACTAAAGAAGAGCATCGATGAAGGCGTCAAATTTGCCCAAGAAGCCATCTGCAATCCCAAGAAAGAGTGCCCAGAATCCAAGTGA
- the LOC117784520 gene encoding structural maintenance of chromosomes protein 2, with product MYVKKLVLDGFKSYGKRTEIEGFDPEFTAITGLNGSGKSNVLDSICFVLGISNLQNVRASALQDLVYKNGQAGITKATVTIVFDNTNAQQCPPGYEKCREISVTRQVVVGGKNKFLINGKLVQNKKVQDFFCSMQLNVNNPNFLIMQGKIQQVLNMKPKEVLSMVEEAAGTSLYKTKRDATKTLIEKKEGKVRETSALLEEEVLPKLDKLRKERAAYQEYQKTCRDIDFLTRIHISSKYLKYCDALQSMEANEQKIENRIAACHEKNAKNLEEVESIEVKVKDIQHKIDAEMGGSLKALEEQLSAKRAIEATASGSLKAAKGTIEQDEKKIRMARKNISEDESALLKKQQAMSNVQGEFQSLKDADATDSKAYEDAQRKYEAVSQGLSTDEDGQATTLQEQLIAAKQQLSEAQTTIKTSEMELRYTRNLLNQKEGETQSNDAAYIKDKGLHDQLEAEIKNLERQLQGLNYEGGQFEQLKERRQELHNQVREHKRDLDRRGGARYDLQYQDPEPNFERRKVRGMVGKLFQVNDMRNSMALMMAGGGHLTSFVTDDDVTSKKILQKGNLQRRVTLIPMNRIKSNPLKPQVIEYAKNTYGHENVESALSLISYDSYYEPVMKFVYGATLICKDLDVAKGLSADRNIGGRCVTLEGDVVDSNGTLSGGSAPKGANILEDLNNIRVSEKEVNAKMNELKQVEGHLNSIENVARTHNKLKESLELRQHELSMCKSRLAHTAFQQNQAEIEEMKEKVKTLEQQNAEAREKHKTSQAKVKDVEAKLSDAKGYRERELKAVNNEMKAAKQRAEKSRVNWKKREQEFETLQLEISELQKSIDTAKEQHQQMVENLEKYKAELEALQQNSSSAATEVAELESAIKTQKDNLNGQNKEMRLLLGNKEKILKQNQELELEVKKKEIEKNKLSGETKNAKKRMDDLEMQYTWIPEEKKCFGMKNTRYDYSKEDPVEAGNKLGKMMEKKEKMERTLNMNAMQTLEREEENYNETVRRRQIVAMDKEKIKKIIVKMDEEEQDQVKRAWEAVNENFSGIFSTLLPGAQALLNPVKTNGILSGLEIKVGFNGVFKESLGELSGGQKSLVALSLVLAMLKFSPAPLYILDEVDAALDMSHTQNIGSMLKQHFRSSQFLIVSLKDGLFNHANVLFRTQFLEGVSTISRTVGRSVARR from the exons ATGTATGTTAAGAAGTTGGTGCTTGATGGATTCAAGTCCTACGGTAAGCGGACAGAGATCGAAGGCTTTGATCCAGAGTTTACAGCGATCACAGGCCTAAATGGAtctggcaaatcaaacgtctTGGACTcgatttgttttgtgttgggCATAAGtaatttgcaaaat GTGCGTGCATCCGCGCTGCAGGATTTGGTGTACAAGAATGGCCAGGCGGGAATAACGAAGGCAACGGTGACCATTGTATTCGACAATACAAATGCACAGCAATGCCCACCGGGCTATGAGAAGTGTCGCGAGATCTCCGTGACCCGCCAAGTTGTTGTCGGTGGCAAGAATAAGTTTCTCATTAATGGAAAGCTGGTGCAGAACAAAAAGGTGCAGGACTTTTTCTGTTCCATGCAGCTGAATGTCAACAATCCCAATTTTCTGATCATGCAGGGCAAGATTCAGCAAGTGCTAAACATGAAGCCCAAAGAG GTTCTGTCAATGGTTGAAGAGGCGGCAGGCACCAGTCTGTATAAGACAAAGCGAGACGCGACCAAGACCTTGATTGAAAAGAAGGAGGGAAAGGTGCGGGAAACGTCAGCTCTTTTGGAAGAGGAAGTTCTACCGAAACTGGATAAATTGCGCAAGGAGCGAGCTGCATACCAGGAATACCAGAAAACATGTCGCGATATTGATTTCCTCACCCGTATTCACATATCGTCCAAGTATCTGAAGTATTGTGATGCTTTGCAGTCGATGGAGGCCAACGAACAAAAGATAGAGAACCGCATTGCTGCTTGCCATGAGAAGAATGCCAAGAACCTGGAGGAAGTCGAGTCTATCGAAGTCAAGGTGAAGGATATACAACATAAGATTGATGCTGAAATGGGTGGCTCTCTCAAGGCGCTGGAGGAGCAGCTGTCTGCCAAGCGGGCGATTGAAGCAACCGCATCTGGAAGTCTAAAGGCCGCAAAGGGAACAATTGAGCAGGACGAGAAGAAGATTCGTATGGCCCGTAAAAACATTTCGGAAGATGAATCCGCGTTGCTTAAGAAACAGCAAGCAATGTCAAATGTTCAGGGTGAGTTCCAGAGCCTAAAAGATGCCGATGCAACGGATTCGAAGGCCTACGAGGATGCCCAGCGAAAGTATGAGGCTGTATCGCAGGGTCTTTCCACTGACGAGGATGGCCAGGCAACTACACTCCAGGAACAGTTAATTG CTGCCAAGCAACAGCTGAGCGAGGCGCAGACTACAATTAAAACGTCGGAAATGGAGCTGCGATACACACGCAATCTGCTCAATCAAAAGGAGGGCGAAACCCAAAGCAACGATGCAGCCTACATAAAGGACAAAGGACTGCACGATCAGCTGGAGGCAGAGATTAAGAATCTGGAACGTCAGCTGCAGGGTCTCAACTATGAAGGTGGTCAGTTCGAGCAGTTGAAGGAGCGAAGACAAGAATTACATAATCAGGTGCGCGAGCACAAGCGTGATCTCGACAGACGCGGAGGAGCCCGCTACGATTTACAATATCAGGATCCTGAGCCGAATTTCGAACGGCGCAAAGTTCGCGGCATGGTAGGCAAGTTGTTCCAGGTCAACGACATGCGAAACTCCATGGCCCTAATGATGGCAGGCGGCGGCCAC TTAACCAGCTTTGTTACCGATGATGATGTAACGAGCAAGAAGATCTTGCAGAAAGGCAATTTGCAGCGACGCGTCACATTGATCCCTATGAACAGGATCAAGTCAAATCCTCTTAAACCGCAAGTCATCGAGTATGCAAAGAATACC TATGGTCATGAAAATGTGGAATCTGCATTGTCGCTCATCAGCTATGATAGCTATTATGAGCCAGTCATGAAGTTTGTTTATGGCGCCACATTGATCTGTAAAGACTTGGATGTTGCCAAAGGG CTGAGCGCTGATAGGAACATTGGAGGCCGCTGTGTAACTCTGGAAGGCGACGTGGTCGATTCGAACGGAACATTGTCGGGTGGCTCTGCACCGAAAGGCGCGAATATACTCGAAGATTTAAACAACATCAGGGTTTCGGAGAAGGAAGTCAATGCAAAGATGAATGAGTTGAAACAAGTGGAAGGTCACTTGAA TTCTATTGAAAATGTTGCTCGGACCCACAATAAACTTAAAGAATCTCTTGAGTTGCGCCAACACGAGCTTTCCATGTGCAAGAGTCGCTTGGCTCACACAGCTTTTCAGCAGAACCAAGCTGAAATCGaggaaatgaaagaaaaggTGAAGACATTGGAGCAGCAAAACGCAGAGGCTCGCGAAAAGCACAAGACCTCGCAGGCCAAGGTCAAGGATGTTGAGGCAAAGTTATCAGATGCCAAGGGCTATCGAGAGCGCGAGCTCAAGGCAGTCAACAACGAAATGAAGGCTGCCAAGCAGCGTGCTGAGAAGTCGCGTGTCAACTGGAAGAAGCGGGAACAGGAGTTCGAAACGCTGCAGCTGGAAATCAGCGAGCTACAGAAAAGCATTGACACGGCCAAGGAACAGCATCAACAGATGGTAGAGAATCTCGAAAAGTACAAGGCCGAGCTGGAGGCACTGCAGCAAAACAGTTCGAGTGCAGCTACAGAGGTAGCTGAACTGGAGAGCGCAATCAAGACTCAAAAGGACAACTTGAATGGGCAGAATAAGGAAATGCGTCTGCTGCTGGGGAACAAGGAGAAAATACTGAAGCAAAATCAGGAGCTTGAGTTGGAGgtgaaaaagaaagaaatcgAAAAGAACAAATTAAGTGGAGAAACCAAAAATGCCAAGAAACGCATGGATGATTTAGAAATGCAGTACACTTGGATACCAGAAGAGAAGAAATGTTTTGGTATGAAGAACACGCGCTACGACTACAGTAAAGAGGATCCTGTTGAAGCCGGCAATAAACTGGGCAAAATGATGGAGAAGAAGGAGAAAATGGAACGAACGCTTAACATGAATGCCATGCAGACACTGGAACGCGAAGAAGAGAACTACAATGAGACAGTGCGACGTCGGCAAATTGTCGCAATGGATAAGGAAAAAATCAAGAAGATTATCGTCAAAATGGATGAAGAGGAACAGGACCAGGTCAAACGCGCCTGGGAGGCGGTCAATGAAAACTTTAGCGGCATATTCAGCACCCTGTTGCCCGGTGCCCAAGCATTACTCAACCCCGTCAAAACAAACGGCATCCTGAGTGGGCTCGAGATAAAAGTGGGCTTTAATGGCGTCTTTAAAGAAAGCCTGGGTGAGCTGTCGGGTGGCCAAAAATCTTTGGTAGCATTATCACTCGTCTTGGCCATGCTCAAGTTCTCACCAGCTCCGCTCTACATTCTTGATGAGGTGGATGCTGCGCTGGACATGTCGCACACTCAAAATATTGGCAGCATGTTGAAGCAACACTTTCGAAGCTCACAATTTCTTATCGTCTCCCTGAAGGATGGTCTCTTCAACCACGCCAATGTCCTGTTTCGAACTCAATTCTTGGAGGGCGTTTCTACCATCTCACGTACGGTCGGTCGTTCAGTTGCTAGACGTTAA
- the LOC117785875 gene encoding uncharacterized protein LOC117785875 codes for MVVCAMQSFATEQQLNGCSAKKSAQTTQIKDAGIVDNGNGAEEEDREEGEIVDEFEMIISSEDEEFKLRARIQQLEDKSKDIEKMDMLSANLANQYNYQRPHRIDRYSQYQHFSPISVLSDVSSLSEEEFEPPKKYRKHKAKRMEAKKHGPQLRRNPFAHPHRSQRQEQPNRKKRRHEHHNNHYYQQQQQQQQQQQQAAILLDSLDSVTEDEIGEYDVNVENENDDHEELEQLKLSRNKLRMALARTGNYDIKPKHSLKERLQYRMLKSPSPSSNPKEKKEDLAPHAFESYKDDDANAIEEEQEQQQQSHQQLPQIDEPPELKLRIIALKSAILKKHMARKKRDAERAYSPTDMINRVHQPSTVSNECDDIDDLMEISPAASPERTTFSPPAANLEEPVDMDLAQTDSDEDRQQQWPHNWQATVNSDESWRCFLPNSLPPVSMPIVIDDDEEEQQEYHQNRKQQPFDDDDDDEVPPPPPSFHIPHMQLEDDDARDAMHLSEQHSHHGSFTDIQSISMDNSQTQTLTSRTFQAESSEDEAGALRAMLLSKLKPTTPIAAKEENTSSIQKEADAHDSDDPDELRLLLLSSIASKKKSEPEETTGDSPEILKKAVRRFQVTSLQSSQASSTDATELEPAEETVATLQQQLLLPLSLPDSVPQPVTVPMPVTEPTPASAPAPAPAPLPVPPPELPEEVCETAATPTPTAPTVLSSSTDIIKIVKPNKVINKKTAPKRKISKLPPQSLAPPLKRPTTLLVKESVAPLHVRNGGSSTRLITTLDPTSIKVNKLVITLAESSAGSDDELELRRCYANYANYADNPSPFSPAMDSASNSTTRSNTPISEILDSSTAPNNSNLRRTVINEYFEKKLDDFLKQARSKVPTPSPLVLTKPKADGENAEKTKLEPKLTQKPAPVQQSNKAKPTPVAVRHLPVASQKEYLRLIERMQLLEKKKIVGAAKGTVSKKDNATASNAKAKAEIEKTATETTANGAMPKTASVESSKDSDMPTTSKTTEKMPSKESRLKAFESSFLKIGGSMITNLEKSIRMVEEAKLSKIARLRYSHRYEELFAEMQSVRQAMKLEEAKLSRIQPEIQASHEIIISLKQKRNKLRNAAMDLGSGLQGSDYRLLDPGKAEIMLKSTQLTKQIRLYNSIVKYEDTVTLAAEEAQPESESQSLPATEVTPQFIDTNGINSVTQKQTENENENEKEKEISIQQEELKQKEQPIGCDSIEVAMAGEDAATIETQLDVDTTPRDSADNMASFDFRTQPVQDVSPYTVSFMRELCASSAGEGESLLGEYRTPMSRNYNSQLNVNATVCPFELMGRCEDVDCSYLHLTRVEMEVESASSATSTAAAAI; via the exons atggttGTCTGCGCAATGCAGAGCTTTGCGACAGAACAACAATTGAATGGCTGCAGTGCCAAGAAGTCGGCACAAACTACGCAGATCAAAGACGCTGGAATTGTCGATAATGGAAATGGCGCCGAAGAAGAAGACCGCGAGGAGGGCGAAATAGTCGATGAATTCGAAATGATCATATCCTCCGAGGACGAAGAGTTCAAACTGCGTGCCCGTATACAGCAGCTCGAGGACAAGAGCAAGGATATTGAAAAGATGGACATGCTCTCCGCCAATCTGGCCAATCAATATA ACTATCAAAGGCCACATAGAATTGACAGATATTCACAGTATCAGCACTTCTCGCCAATCAGTGTGCTCTCGGATGTGTCCAGCCTGTCGGAGGAGGAGTTTGAGCCGCCCAAAAAGTATCGCAAGCATAAAGCCAAGCGAATGGAGGCCAAGAAACATGGCCCACAGCTTAGACGCAATCCGTTTGCCCATCCCCATCGATCACAGCGCCAAGAGCAGCCGAATCGCAAAAAGCGGCGTCACGAGCACCACAACAATCATTAttaccagcagcagcagcaacaacaacaacaacaacaacaggcagcaATTCTGCTGGACTCGCTGGACAGTGTGACAGAGGATGAGATCGGGGAGTATGACGTGAATGTGGAGAACGAGAACGATGATCATGAGGAGCTGGAGCAGCTGAAATTGAGCCGAAATAAGCTGCGGATGGCCCTGGCACGTACTGGGAACTATGATATCAAGCCCAAGCACAGTCTGAAGGAGCGACTTCAGTATCGGATGCTTAAATCGCCCAGTCCGAGCTCAAATCCAAAGGAGAAGAAGGAAGATCTGGCGCCGCACGCATTTGAGAGCTACAAAGATGATGATGCCAATGCGAtagaggaggagcaggagcaacagcagcagtcgcATCAGCAATTACCGCAGATTGATGAACCGCCGGAACTCAAGCTGCGAATAATCGCACTCAAATCGGCCATATTAAAGAAGCATATGGCGCGCAAGAAGCGGGATGCAGAGCGTGCTTATTCGCCCACAGACATGATCAACCGCGTGCATCAGCCGAGTACGGTAAGCAACGAGTGCGACGACATTGATGACCTCATGGAGATTAGTCCGGCAGCGTCGCCGGAGCGCACAACGTTCAGTCCGCCAGCGGCTAACTTGGAGGAGCCTGTGGATATGGATCTGGCGCAGACGGACAGCGATGAGGATAGGCAACAGCAGTGGCCACACAACTGGCAGGCGACGGTCAACAGCGATGAGAGCTGGCGCTGCTTTTTACCCAATTCACTGCCACCCGTTTCCATGCCCATCGTGatcgatgatgatgaggaggaGCAGCAAGAGTATCATCAGAATAGGAAACAGCAGCCGtttgacgatgatgatgatgacgaagTGCCTCCGCCACCACCTTCATTTCACATTCCACACATGCAGCTGGAGGACGACGATGCCAGGGATGCAATGCATTTGAGCGAACAGCATTCGCATCATGGTTCTTTCACCGACATACAATCGATCTCAATGGACAATTCACAAACTCAAACTCTAACCTCTCGCACATTTCAAGCTGAGTCCAGCGAGGATGAGGCGGGTGCTCTGCGTGCCATGCTACTCTCTAAGCTTAAGCCCACAACTCCTATAGCTGCCAAGGAAGAGAATACATCTTCCATTCAAAAAGAAGCCGATGCTCACGACTCCGATGATCCCGACGAGCTGCGTCTGCTTTTGCTCTCCAGCATTGCGTCCAAGAAGAAGAGTGAGCCCGAGGAAACCACTGGCGATAGTCCGGAGATACTCAAGAAGGCCGTTCGCCGCTTCCAGGTGACTTCCTTGCAGTCTTCACAAGCATCATCGACTGATGCAACTGAGCTTGAGCCGGCCGAAGAAACGGTTGCTAcgctgcagcagcaattgcTCTTGCCTTTGTCACTGCCAGACTCTGTGCCTCAGCCTGTGACTGTGCCCATGCCTGTGACTGAGCCTACGCCTGCTTCTGctcctgcccctgcccctgctcCTTTGCCAGTTCCTCCGCCAGAGCTGCCAGAGGAGGTTTGTGAAACAGCAGCCACTCCTACGCCCACAGCACCAACTGTCCTCTCATCATCGACAGACATTATCAAGATTGTGAAACCCAACAAGGTAATCAATAAGAAGACCGCACCCAAGCGCAAGATTTCAAAACTACCTCCTCAATCGCTGGCACCGCCTCTAAAGCGCCCGACAACGCTGCTGGTCAAGGAGTCAGTGGCTCCACTACACGTTCGGAATGGTGGCAGCTCAACGCGACTGATAACCACTCTCGATCCGACGAGCATCAAGGTAAACAAGCTGGTCATTACTCTCGCCGAATCCTCGGCTGGCAGTGACGATGAGCTGGAACTGAGAAGATGCTACGCCAACTACGCAAACTACGCCGACAATCCAAGTCCCTTCAGCCCGGCAATGGATAGCGCCAGCAATTCTACCACCCGGTCAAATACTCCCATCTCAGAGATTCTCGATTCGTCGACGGCGCCCAACAACTCTAATTTGCGACGCACCGTAATAAATGAGTACTTCGAGAAGAAACTGGATGATTTCCTAAAGCAGGCGCGCTCCAAGGTGCCAACCCCTTCACCCCTGGTCTTGACCAAACCAAAGGCGGATGGGGAAAATGCAGAAAAGACAAAACTAGAACCAAAACTAACTCAAAAACCTGCACCAGTGCAGCAAAGCAACAAAGCAAAGCCAACGCCTGTG GCTGTGCGACACTTGCCGGTGGCATCACAAAAAGAGTACTTGCGTCTAATTGAGCGCATGCAGTTGCTTGAGAAGAAGAAAATCGTTGGAGCTGCCAAAGGAACAGTTAGCAAAAAGGACAATGCAACCGCATCGAATGCTAAAGCCAAAGCTGAGATCGAAAAGACGGCAACAGAAACAACTGCAAATGGAGCAATGCCAAAGACTGCGTCAGTTGAAAGCAGCAAGGATAGCGATATGCCAACCACGTCCAAGACGACGGAAAAGATGCCATCGAAGGAAAGCCGGCTGAAGGCATTTGAAAGTTCATTTCTTAAAATCGG CGGCAGCATGATTACGAACCTGGAAAAGTCGATACGTATGGTGGAGGAGGCGAAGCTGTCAAAGATCGCACGACTGCGTTACTCGCACCGCTATGAGGAACTGTTTGCAGAGATGCAGTCCGTCAGGCAGGCAATGAAGCTGGAGGAGGCGAAACTGTCGCGAATACAGCCTGAAATCCAAGCCAGCCATGAGATCATCATATCGCTCAAGCAGAAGCGCAACAAACTGCGCAACGCTGCCATGGATCTGGGCAGTGGCCTTCAGGGCTCAGACTACAg GTTACTGGATCCAGGCAAGGCTGAGATAATGCTCAAGTCCACGCAGCTAACCAAACAGATTCGTTTGTACAACTCAATTGTCAAATATGAGGACACCGTTACGTTGGCCGCCGAGGAAGCTCAACCAGAGTCAGAGTCCCAATCATTGCCAGCAACTGAAGTTACTCCACAATTTATCGATACCAACGGCATCAACAGTGTCACTCAAAAGCAGACtgaaaatgagaatgagaacgagaaagagaaagagatcaGCATTCAGCAAGAGGAGCTAAAGCAGAAGGAGCAACCAATTGGATGTGATTCGATAGAAGTAGCAATGGCAGGAGAAGATGCAGCGACGATTGAGACACAGCTGGACGTTGAT ACAACGCCAAGAGATTCAGCAGATAACATGGCCAGCTTCGACTTCCGTACGCAGCCTGTCCAAGATGTTTCGCCCTACACCGTCAGCTTTATGCGAGAACTATGCGCTTCATCTGCCGGAGAAGGGGAATCCCTGCTTGGAGAGTACCGCACTCCGATGTCGCGCAACTACAACAG CCAGCTGAATGTCAATGCCACCGTCTGTCCCTTTGAGCTGATGGGTCGCTGCGAGGATGTCGACTGTTCGTACCTGCATTTGACGCGTGTGGAGATGGAGGTAGAGTCGGCGTCATCTGCCACGTCCACAGCCGCTGCAGCCATCTGA